A genomic segment from Blastococcus sp. PRF04-17 encodes:
- a CDS encoding shikimate dehydrogenase — protein sequence MRAAVLGRPVAHSLSPVLHRAAYAALGLDDWTYDALDIGADDLPVLLAGLGEEWRGFSVTMPCKQAAVDAADVVEPLPRLLHAANTLVRTDAGWRAENTDVHGVGMALRLAGVEDVDSAVVLGAGGTAAATAVALSSLGARHVEVAVREPSRASDVVRVLDVLGVPATVTRLADTGLAAPLVVSTVPIGAQPALVGLPWRDRHTVLDVLYAPWPTPLAERIGAVGGTVVGGLDVLFWQAAVQVELMTGRQPPIEAMRRALDAAVGAS from the coding sequence ATGAGAGCAGCGGTCCTCGGTCGTCCGGTGGCCCACTCGCTCTCCCCGGTGCTGCACCGTGCCGCGTACGCGGCACTGGGGCTGGACGACTGGACCTACGACGCGCTGGACATCGGCGCCGACGACCTGCCCGTCCTGCTCGCCGGTCTGGGGGAGGAGTGGCGCGGCTTCTCGGTGACCATGCCGTGCAAGCAGGCGGCGGTCGACGCGGCCGACGTGGTCGAGCCGCTGCCCCGCCTGCTGCACGCCGCCAACACGCTGGTGCGCACCGACGCCGGCTGGCGGGCGGAGAACACCGACGTCCACGGCGTCGGCATGGCGCTCCGCCTGGCCGGTGTCGAGGACGTCGACTCGGCGGTCGTCCTGGGCGCGGGCGGGACGGCGGCCGCCACGGCGGTGGCGCTGTCCTCGCTGGGGGCGCGCCACGTGGAGGTCGCCGTCCGCGAGCCGTCCCGCGCCTCCGACGTCGTCCGGGTCCTGGACGTCCTGGGCGTCCCGGCGACCGTGACCCGCCTGGCCGACACCGGCCTCGCCGCGCCGCTGGTGGTCAGCACGGTGCCGATCGGCGCCCAGCCCGCGCTGGTCGGCCTGCCATGGCGCGACCGGCACACGGTGCTCGACGTCCTCTACGCGCCGTGGCCGACCCCCCTGGCCGAACGCATCGGGGCGGTGGGGGGCACGGTCGTCGGTGGGCTCGACGTGCTCTTCTGGCAGGCCGCGGTCCAGGTGGAGCTGATGACCGGGCGGCAGCCTCCGATCGAGGCGATGCGTCGCGCGCTCGACGCGGCCGTCGGCGCCTCCTGA
- the alaS gene encoding alanine--tRNA ligase has translation MQTAEIRRRFLEHFAQRGHTVVPSASLISPDPSLLFTVAGMVPFIPYLTGREPAPYPRATSVQKCVRTLDIEEVGKTTRHGTFFQMNGNFSFGDYFKDGAIEHAWELITKSPDDGGLGFDPEKIWVTVYLDDDEAAEAWKRIAGLPDERIQRRGLKDNYWHTGQPGPGGPCSEIYVDRGPEHGPDGGPVVDEDRFLEIWNLVFMQHQIEDVRSKEEFRIVGDLPKKNIDTGMGLERVAYLLQGVDNLYEIDEVSPVLRRAAELAGVTYGKDHEDDVRLRVVADHVRSGLMLIGDGVTPGNEGGGYILRRLLRRAVRSMKLLGVDAATLPELLPVSKDAMKASYPELEADFARISAVAYAEEEAFRRTLSAGTTLFDTAVRQVKQTGTPALSGEQAFSLHDTYGFPIDVTLEMAAEQGVTVDEDGFRALMQEQRDRARADARAKKTGSVDVLAYRRLLAEHGPTDWRAYDTLHTDSRVLALVGEEDQGPQVAGQGEILRVVLDRTPFYAESGGQVADAGVLTWDGGRAEVLDVQRPVKGLVAHQVRVLEGELRSGAELTAEVDYEWRLSACQAHSGTHVVHAALRQVLGPQALQSGSYNRPGYLRLDFAWRGALSHQQKIDIEDVANAAVRADHTVTASFMTLPEAQAFGALALFGETYGEQVRVVEIGGPWSRELCGGTHVRGSAQIGTLALTGESSVGSGARRVEAVVGLEGFRYLARERDLVRQLADLLKSPSDGLVDRVSGMLSRLRDADREIAELRSQQSGAVAGQLAAAAKDVDGVAVVTGSPAGLGGGDLRTLALDVRGRLADRPAVVLLASEAGGKVALVAALNPAALDRGLSANDVLRAAAGPVGGRGGGKADVAQGGGTDPAGIPAALQAGEQAVATATGR, from the coding sequence ATGCAGACCGCCGAGATCCGCCGCCGCTTCCTGGAGCACTTCGCCCAGCGGGGCCACACCGTCGTCCCCAGTGCCTCGCTGATCTCACCGGACCCGTCGCTGCTGTTCACCGTCGCCGGGATGGTCCCGTTCATCCCGTACCTCACCGGCCGGGAGCCGGCGCCCTACCCGCGGGCCACCAGCGTGCAGAAGTGCGTGCGCACCCTCGACATCGAGGAGGTGGGCAAGACCACCCGGCACGGCACGTTCTTCCAGATGAACGGCAACTTCTCGTTCGGCGACTACTTCAAGGACGGTGCGATCGAGCACGCCTGGGAGCTGATCACGAAGTCACCGGACGACGGCGGGCTCGGCTTCGACCCCGAGAAGATCTGGGTCACCGTCTACCTCGACGACGACGAGGCCGCCGAGGCGTGGAAGCGGATCGCGGGCCTGCCCGACGAGCGGATCCAGCGTCGCGGGCTCAAGGACAACTACTGGCACACCGGCCAGCCGGGTCCGGGCGGCCCGTGCAGCGAGATCTACGTCGACCGGGGTCCCGAGCACGGCCCCGACGGCGGGCCGGTCGTCGACGAGGACCGCTTCCTCGAGATCTGGAACCTCGTGTTCATGCAGCACCAGATCGAGGACGTGCGGAGCAAGGAGGAGTTCCGCATCGTCGGCGACCTGCCGAAGAAGAACATCGACACCGGCATGGGCCTGGAGCGGGTGGCCTACCTGCTGCAGGGCGTCGACAACCTCTACGAGATCGACGAGGTGTCACCGGTGCTGCGCCGGGCCGCCGAGCTGGCCGGGGTCACCTACGGCAAGGACCACGAGGACGACGTCCGGCTGCGGGTCGTCGCCGACCACGTGCGCAGCGGACTGATGCTGATCGGCGACGGCGTCACGCCCGGCAACGAGGGCGGCGGGTACATCCTCCGCCGGCTGCTGCGGCGCGCCGTCCGCTCGATGAAGCTGCTCGGCGTCGACGCGGCCACCCTGCCCGAGCTGCTGCCGGTGTCCAAGGACGCGATGAAGGCCAGCTACCCCGAGCTCGAGGCCGATTTCGCCCGCATCTCCGCCGTCGCCTACGCCGAGGAGGAGGCCTTCCGCCGCACCCTCTCCGCCGGGACGACCCTGTTCGACACCGCCGTGCGACAGGTGAAGCAGACCGGCACCCCGGCGCTCTCCGGCGAGCAGGCGTTCTCGCTGCACGACACGTACGGCTTCCCGATCGACGTCACCCTCGAGATGGCCGCCGAGCAGGGCGTGACCGTCGACGAGGACGGCTTCCGCGCGCTCATGCAGGAGCAGCGCGACCGCGCCCGCGCCGACGCCCGCGCGAAGAAGACCGGCTCGGTCGACGTCCTGGCCTACCGCCGGCTGCTGGCCGAGCACGGGCCGACGGACTGGCGGGCCTACGACACGCTGCATACGGACTCGCGGGTGCTGGCCCTCGTGGGCGAAGAGGACCAGGGGCCGCAGGTCGCCGGGCAGGGCGAGATCCTCCGCGTCGTCCTCGACCGGACGCCCTTCTACGCCGAGTCCGGCGGTCAGGTCGCCGACGCCGGCGTCCTCACCTGGGACGGCGGCCGCGCCGAGGTGCTCGACGTCCAGCGCCCCGTCAAGGGCCTGGTCGCCCACCAGGTGCGGGTGCTCGAGGGCGAGCTGCGCTCCGGCGCCGAGCTCACCGCCGAGGTCGACTACGAGTGGCGGCTGTCGGCATGCCAGGCCCACTCGGGCACGCACGTCGTGCACGCCGCGTTGCGCCAGGTGCTCGGACCGCAGGCCCTGCAGTCCGGCTCCTACAACCGTCCCGGGTACCTGCGCCTGGACTTCGCCTGGCGGGGCGCGCTCAGCCACCAGCAGAAGATTGACATCGAGGACGTCGCCAACGCGGCCGTCCGCGCCGATCACACGGTCACCGCGAGCTTCATGACGCTGCCCGAGGCCCAGGCCTTCGGTGCGCTCGCGCTCTTCGGCGAGACCTACGGCGAGCAGGTCCGCGTGGTCGAGATCGGCGGCCCCTGGTCGCGCGAGCTCTGCGGAGGCACCCACGTCCGCGGCAGCGCGCAGATCGGCACCCTCGCCCTCACCGGCGAGTCGTCGGTGGGCTCGGGCGCACGCCGGGTCGAGGCCGTCGTGGGCCTCGAGGGCTTCCGCTACCTGGCCCGCGAGCGCGACCTGGTCCGCCAGTTGGCCGACCTGCTCAAGTCGCCGTCCGACGGGCTGGTCGACCGGGTGAGCGGGATGCTGTCCCGCCTGCGGGACGCCGACCGGGAGATCGCCGAGCTGCGCTCCCAGCAGTCCGGCGCGGTCGCCGGTCAGCTGGCCGCCGCCGCCAAGGACGTCGACGGTGTCGCGGTGGTCACCGGGTCACCCGCCGGGCTCGGCGGTGGCGACCTGCGCACCCTGGCGCTCGACGTCCGGGGGCGGCTGGCCGACCGGCCGGCCGTGGTGCTGCTGGCGTCGGAGGCCGGTGGCAAGGTGGCTCTCGTGGCCGCGCTCAACCCCGCGGCCCTCGACCGCGGGCTGTCGGCCAACGACGTGCTGCGCGCCGCCGCGGGCCCGGTGGGCGGGCGCGGGGGAGGCAAGGCGGACGTCGCCCAGGGCGGCGGCACCGATCCCGCGGGCATCCCCGCGGCACTGCAAGCCGGCGAGCAGGCGGTCGCGACCGCCACGGGAAGGTGA
- the ruvX gene encoding Holliday junction resolvase RuvX, translated as MSNETSEIDLSGGWPEHLKVPPRRPSAQPTAGRVLGVDVGKARVGLALSDPTGTLASPLETLRRAKNRADLDRLAALVVEHEVTEVVVGEPVHLSGASGASAEDASNYAQELADRIPDVPVILIDERLSTVTAASHLRESGIDSRKQRPVIDQAAAVVILQQFLDSRRQRT; from the coding sequence GTGTCGAACGAGACCAGCGAGATCGACCTCAGCGGCGGCTGGCCCGAGCACCTCAAGGTGCCGCCGCGGCGACCGTCGGCCCAGCCGACGGCGGGGCGCGTGCTCGGCGTCGACGTGGGCAAGGCCCGCGTCGGCCTGGCGCTGTCCGACCCGACCGGCACGCTGGCCAGCCCGCTGGAGACCCTCCGGCGAGCGAAGAACCGCGCAGACCTGGACCGTCTCGCCGCGCTCGTGGTGGAACACGAGGTGACCGAGGTGGTCGTGGGAGAGCCGGTGCATCTGTCAGGTGCGTCGGGCGCATCGGCCGAGGACGCGAGCAATTACGCTCAGGAACTAGCCGACCGCATTCCGGATGTGCCGGTGATCCTGATCGACGAAAGGCTTTCCACCGTGACTGCAGCCAGTCACCTGCGCGAGAGCGGCATCGACAGCCGCAAGCAGCGACCGGTGATCGACCAGGCGGCCGCCGTCGTCATCCTGCAACAGTTCCTCGACAGCCGGCGGCAGCGAACGTGA
- a CDS encoding prepilin peptidase, protein MVGILLAQPVARCSVRLALRDDAARPSGGRVALTAVVLAVLLGGTVLLIGLRPATAGVAWVAGAGVVVAGVDLLSHRIPDRVTLPAAVVCVAAFLADAAVEGTWPALLRAVLAGAVTFGVAALAAAVAPSGLGFGDVKLLGLVGLVLGWIGWDVLLAGVFLGFLTGAVVSLVLLATRRAGWRTALPFAPPLLVGAALALALQGPV, encoded by the coding sequence ATGGTCGGCATCCTGCTCGCGCAGCCGGTGGCCCGGTGCTCCGTGCGGCTGGCCCTGCGGGACGACGCGGCGCGACCGTCCGGCGGGCGCGTGGCCCTGACCGCCGTGGTGCTCGCCGTGCTCCTGGGCGGAACGGTGCTGCTCATCGGCCTGCGTCCGGCGACGGCCGGAGTGGCGTGGGTGGCCGGCGCCGGCGTCGTGGTGGCCGGGGTCGACCTGCTCAGCCACCGGATCCCCGATCGCGTCACCCTTCCCGCCGCCGTGGTCTGCGTGGCGGCCTTCCTCGCCGACGCGGCGGTCGAGGGGACCTGGCCCGCACTGCTCCGGGCGGTGCTCGCGGGGGCGGTCACGTTCGGCGTCGCGGCGCTCGCCGCGGCCGTCGCGCCGTCGGGGCTCGGCTTCGGCGACGTCAAGCTGCTGGGCCTGGTCGGGCTGGTCCTCGGCTGGATCGGCTGGGACGTGCTGCTGGCCGGCGTCTTCCTGGGCTTCCTCACCGGGGCGGTCGTGTCGCTGGTGCTGCTGGCCACCCGCCGGGCCGGCTGGCGGACGGCGCTGCCGTTCGCCCCGCCGCTGCTGGTGGGCGCCGCGCTGGCCCTCGCGCTGCAGGGCCCGGTGTGA
- the aroC gene encoding chorismate synthase, with protein MLRWLTAGESHGQQLTAILEGLPAGVRVQTADLDAQLARRRLGHGRGARMSFEQDEVTITGGVRHGVTQGGPIAVQVGNTEWPKWSTVMSPDPVDAEVLAGQARNAPLTRPRPGHADLAGMQKYGFDDARPVLERASARETAARVALGAVAQAFLRQALEVEVVSHVVAIGPVVAPDGIVPGPGDNPRIDEDPVRCADPATSERMVAEIDDVRKNGDTLGGVIEVVVHGLPPGLGSHVHWDRRLDARLAAALMGVQSVKAVEVGDGLETARRRGSVAHDEIDLTGGRVTRRTDRAGGIEGGMTNGEVLRVRAAMKPISTVPRALATVDVATGEPAVAINQRSDACAVPRGSVVMEAMVALVLADAALEKFGGDSVAETRRNAQAYLDALPLR; from the coding sequence ATGTTGCGCTGGCTGACCGCAGGTGAGTCCCACGGTCAGCAGCTCACCGCGATCCTCGAAGGGCTGCCCGCGGGGGTGCGGGTGCAGACCGCCGACCTCGACGCGCAGCTCGCCCGGCGCCGGCTGGGGCACGGCCGCGGCGCCCGCATGTCGTTCGAGCAGGACGAGGTGACCATCACCGGCGGTGTCCGGCACGGCGTGACCCAGGGCGGGCCGATCGCGGTCCAAGTGGGAAACACCGAGTGGCCCAAGTGGTCGACGGTGATGTCGCCCGACCCGGTGGACGCCGAGGTGCTCGCCGGTCAGGCGCGCAACGCGCCGCTGACCCGGCCACGCCCCGGCCACGCCGACCTCGCCGGCATGCAGAAGTACGGCTTCGACGACGCCCGGCCGGTGCTCGAGCGCGCCAGCGCCCGCGAGACCGCCGCACGGGTCGCCCTCGGGGCCGTGGCTCAGGCGTTCCTGCGCCAGGCGCTGGAGGTCGAGGTGGTCAGCCATGTCGTCGCCATCGGACCGGTCGTCGCGCCCGACGGCATCGTCCCGGGCCCCGGCGACAATCCGCGCATCGACGAGGACCCGGTGCGCTGCGCCGACCCGGCGACCAGCGAGCGCATGGTGGCCGAGATCGACGACGTCCGGAAGAACGGCGACACGCTGGGCGGGGTCATCGAGGTCGTCGTGCACGGCCTGCCGCCGGGCCTGGGCAGTCACGTGCACTGGGACCGGCGCCTGGACGCCCGCCTGGCCGCCGCGCTGATGGGCGTGCAGTCGGTGAAGGCCGTCGAGGTGGGCGACGGGCTGGAGACCGCCCGCCGCCGCGGCTCGGTGGCCCACGACGAGATCGACCTCACCGGCGGCCGGGTCACCCGCCGCACCGACCGGGCCGGTGGCATCGAGGGCGGCATGACCAACGGCGAGGTGCTGCGGGTCCGGGCCGCGATGAAGCCCATCTCGACGGTGCCCCGCGCCCTGGCCACGGTCGACGTCGCCACCGGCGAGCCGGCGGTCGCCATCAACCAACGCAGCGACGCCTGCGCGGTGCCGCGCGGCAGCGTGGTCATGGAGGCGATGGTGGCCCTGGTGCTCGCCGACGCGGCGCTGGAGAAGTTCGGCGGCGACTCGGTGGCCGAGACCCGGCGCAACGCCCAGGCCTACCTCGACGCGCTCCCGCTGCGGTGA
- a CDS encoding M24 family metallopeptidase, with product MSRPAERRAALRSRAAAEGLDAVLVTNLLNVRYLTGFTGSNGALLVRVDGPDLLGTDGRYTTQAGTQVSDVELLIDRATVPALARAAVQRGVGRLGYESHDVTVDGFAQLEKVLGEAGTSPELVSIRRAVEALRAIKDDDEVESLRRACAVADQALAELAAEGALRPGRTELQVGRELDARMLALGAEAPSFETIVATGANSAIPHHRPDSTELRAGDFLKLDFGATVDGYHSDMTRTVVLGHAADWQREIYELVAASQAAGRAALAVGADVVAVDSVARDVIADAGHGEHFTHGLGHGVGLEIHEAPGIGPLGAGRLAAGMAVTVEPGVYLPGHGGVRIEDTVVVTDDEPELLTLTSKELLVL from the coding sequence GTGAGCCGCCCCGCCGAGCGGCGCGCCGCCCTGCGGTCGAGAGCGGCGGCCGAGGGGCTGGACGCCGTCCTGGTGACCAACCTGCTCAACGTGCGTTACCTGACCGGCTTCACCGGCTCCAACGGCGCGCTCCTGGTGCGTGTGGACGGTCCCGACCTCCTCGGGACCGACGGTCGTTACACGACCCAGGCCGGCACCCAGGTGTCCGACGTCGAGCTGCTCATCGACCGGGCCACCGTCCCGGCGCTGGCCCGCGCGGCGGTGCAGCGCGGCGTGGGCCGGCTGGGCTACGAGTCGCACGACGTCACGGTCGACGGGTTCGCGCAGCTGGAGAAGGTGCTGGGCGAGGCCGGCACGTCGCCGGAGCTGGTCTCGATCCGCCGGGCCGTGGAGGCGCTGCGCGCGATCAAGGACGACGACGAGGTCGAGTCGCTGCGCCGCGCGTGCGCGGTCGCCGACCAGGCGCTGGCCGAGCTCGCCGCCGAGGGGGCGCTGCGTCCCGGGCGCACGGAGCTGCAGGTGGGCCGCGAGCTCGACGCCCGCATGCTGGCGCTCGGGGCCGAGGCGCCGTCCTTCGAGACGATCGTCGCGACCGGCGCGAACTCGGCCATCCCGCACCACCGGCCCGACTCGACGGAGCTGCGCGCGGGCGACTTCCTGAAGCTGGACTTCGGCGCGACCGTCGACGGCTACCACTCCGACATGACGCGCACCGTCGTCCTCGGGCACGCCGCCGACTGGCAGCGCGAGATCTACGAGCTGGTCGCCGCCTCGCAGGCCGCCGGGCGGGCAGCGCTGGCCGTCGGCGCGGACGTCGTCGCGGTCGACTCGGTCGCCCGCGACGTCATCGCCGACGCCGGCCACGGTGAGCACTTCACCCACGGCCTGGGTCACGGGGTGGGCCTGGAGATCCACGAGGCGCCGGGCATCGGGCCGCTGGGCGCGGGTAGGCTGGCCGCCGGCATGGCCGTCACCGTGGAGCCGGGCGTCTACCTGCCCGGCCACGGCGGTGTCCGGATCGAGGACACCGTGGTCGTCACCGACGACGAGCCCGAGTTGTTGACCCTCACGAGCAAGGAACTGCTGGTCCTCTAG
- the mltG gene encoding endolytic transglycosylase MltG, whose product MTEPGGPRRGRHSSEGSYGPGFDLPGTPSGDPFPGYGVPRYEPSRYEPPTWSAEPPPPARDTTGAPTADLPTAGFRRASGVLDRLPADETGPLVEPEWWAYGSSDDTGYPLSARHARRDDEPLEHPSGPLPPRPPGVWDRLHPRDDGPGDDAETVAQPLLPGAPLDSRRWNEETAGPVGAHRASDDDGTEAHPQDAGAAGAPGWEDQTGGLDVIGAHVEDDAPRRRRRGRRGRRPEPEQHDDLHDEHGDLLHDEDSLVHDEAFGEDIPVKPYDKRTGRARRRRNPVAVLISLLVLGGLVVGIVIGGQKLLELINPTAQDYTGQGTGTIQIRVQNGDTLSDIARTLVEADVIASIRPFVNAAEENAASVGIQPGVYELRQQMSGQAALDLLLDPVSRLLSRVTLPEGLTVERTLARIAEATGRPIEELEAAAADPAALGVPAWANGSLEGLLFPATYDVEPDTAPAALLRQMVARGLRALDDLQIAEADRLTVLTKASLVQAEAASPEDMAKVARVLENRLSDGMPLQLDTTVNYANGKSGITTTPEDRANPSPYNTYVHAGLPPGPITNPGEEALRAVLAPTPGDWRFFVVVDPDTGETRFAATGAEHQQNVLLFQQWLRENPGG is encoded by the coding sequence GTGACCGAGCCGGGCGGACCGCGCCGAGGGCGACACTCCTCGGAGGGGTCCTACGGCCCCGGCTTCGACCTCCCCGGCACGCCGTCGGGGGACCCGTTCCCCGGCTACGGCGTGCCCCGCTACGAGCCCTCCCGCTACGAGCCCCCGACCTGGAGCGCCGAGCCCCCGCCGCCGGCCCGGGACACCACCGGCGCGCCGACCGCGGACCTCCCGACCGCCGGTTTCCGCCGCGCGTCCGGCGTCCTCGACCGGCTGCCGGCGGACGAGACCGGCCCGCTGGTCGAGCCGGAGTGGTGGGCCTACGGGTCCAGCGACGACACCGGCTACCCGCTGTCCGCGCGGCACGCCCGTCGTGACGACGAGCCGCTGGAGCACCCCTCCGGGCCGCTCCCGCCGCGCCCGCCGGGCGTCTGGGACCGCCTGCACCCCCGCGACGACGGTCCGGGCGACGACGCCGAGACCGTGGCCCAGCCGCTCCTTCCCGGGGCGCCCCTCGACAGCCGGCGGTGGAACGAGGAGACTGCCGGGCCCGTGGGCGCTCACCGCGCGTCGGACGACGACGGCACCGAGGCGCACCCGCAGGACGCGGGTGCGGCCGGCGCTCCCGGCTGGGAGGACCAGACCGGCGGTCTGGACGTCATCGGTGCGCACGTCGAGGACGACGCCCCGCGACGTCGGCGCCGCGGACGGCGGGGCCGCCGTCCGGAGCCCGAGCAGCACGACGACCTCCACGACGAGCACGGCGACCTGCTGCACGACGAGGACTCGCTCGTGCACGACGAGGCGTTCGGCGAGGACATCCCCGTCAAGCCCTACGACAAGCGGACCGGGCGTGCCCGACGGCGGCGCAACCCCGTCGCCGTGCTGATCTCGCTGCTCGTCCTGGGCGGCCTGGTCGTCGGCATCGTCATCGGCGGCCAGAAGCTGCTCGAGCTGATCAATCCGACCGCACAGGACTACACCGGCCAGGGCACCGGGACCATCCAGATACGGGTGCAGAACGGCGACACGCTCAGCGACATCGCCCGCACCCTGGTCGAGGCCGACGTCATCGCCTCCATCCGCCCGTTCGTGAACGCTGCCGAGGAGAACGCGGCGTCGGTGGGCATCCAGCCCGGTGTCTACGAGCTGCGTCAGCAGATGAGCGGTCAGGCGGCGCTGGACCTGCTGCTCGACCCCGTCTCCCGGCTGCTCTCGCGGGTCACGCTGCCCGAGGGGCTGACCGTCGAGCGCACCCTGGCCAGGATCGCCGAGGCGACCGGCCGCCCCATCGAGGAGCTCGAGGCCGCGGCCGCCGACCCCGCGGCCCTCGGTGTACCTGCCTGGGCGAACGGCTCGCTCGAGGGGCTGCTCTTCCCGGCGACCTACGACGTCGAGCCCGACACGGCGCCGGCTGCCCTGCTCCGGCAGATGGTCGCCCGCGGCCTGCGGGCGCTCGACGACCTGCAGATCGCCGAGGCGGACCGGCTGACCGTGCTCACCAAGGCCAGCCTGGTGCAGGCCGAGGCGGCCAGTCCCGAGGACATGGCCAAGGTCGCGCGGGTGCTGGAGAACCGGCTGTCCGACGGCATGCCCCTCCAGCTGGACACCACCGTCAACTACGCCAACGGCAAGTCCGGCATCACCACCACGCCGGAGGACCGCGCCAACCCGTCGCCGTACAACACCTACGTGCACGCGGGCCTGCCGCCGGGGCCGATCACCAACCCGGGCGAGGAGGCCCTCCGGGCGGTGCTGGCCCCCACCCCGGGCGACTGGCGCTTCTTCGTGGTGGTGGACCCGGACACGGGGGAGACCCGGTTCGCCGCCACCGGCGCGGAGCACCAGCAGAACGTCCTGCTGTTCCAGCAGTGGCTCCGGGAGAACCCCGGCGGATGA
- the aroQ gene encoding type II 3-dehydroquinate dehydratase — MTIQVLNGPNLGRLGLREPEKYGTTTYAELVDLVESTGREMGVEVVVRQTDDEGEMLRWVHAASDAGDAVLINPGGWSHTSVALRDALAGLHGPLVEVHITNIHAREEFRHHSYVSGVADGVIAGLGVSGYILALGWLAQQGVK, encoded by the coding sequence ATGACCATCCAGGTGCTGAACGGGCCGAACCTCGGCCGGCTCGGGTTGCGGGAGCCGGAGAAGTACGGCACGACCACCTACGCGGAGCTCGTGGATCTCGTCGAGTCCACCGGGCGCGAGATGGGTGTGGAGGTCGTCGTCCGCCAGACCGACGACGAGGGCGAGATGCTGCGCTGGGTCCACGCGGCCTCCGACGCCGGCGACGCGGTCCTCATCAACCCCGGCGGCTGGTCGCACACGTCGGTCGCGCTCCGCGACGCCCTGGCCGGGCTCCACGGGCCGCTGGTCGAGGTGCACATCACCAACATCCACGCGCGCGAGGAGTTCCGGCACCACAGCTACGTCTCCGGCGTGGCCGACGGCGTCATCGCCGGACTCGGGGTCAGCGGTTACATCCTGGCGCTGGGCTGGCTGGCGCAGCAGGGAGTGAAGTGA
- a CDS encoding shikimate kinase, protein MSAPILVLVGPPASGKTTVGTAVADALGVGFRDTDHDVELQTGSRIADLFVTEGEAHFRALEEQAVARALAEHDGVLALGGGAVMSAATRASLVSYGRTGGTVVWLDVDLPSAAKRAGLSRDRPLLALNPRAMLRQMLQTRAPLYGEVATVTVQTGGRVPDDVVAEVLAALPTSRTGR, encoded by the coding sequence GTGAGCGCGCCGATCCTCGTCCTGGTCGGGCCGCCGGCGTCGGGCAAGACCACCGTCGGGACCGCGGTCGCCGACGCTCTCGGCGTCGGCTTCCGGGACACCGACCACGACGTCGAGCTGCAGACCGGCAGCCGCATCGCCGATCTGTTCGTGACCGAGGGCGAGGCGCACTTCCGCGCCCTCGAGGAGCAGGCGGTCGCGCGGGCGCTGGCCGAGCACGACGGCGTCCTCGCCCTCGGTGGGGGCGCGGTGATGAGCGCGGCGACGCGGGCGTCGCTGGTGTCCTACGGGCGAACCGGTGGCACGGTCGTCTGGCTGGACGTCGACCTGCCGTCGGCGGCCAAGCGCGCCGGCCTGTCCCGCGACCGGCCCCTGCTGGCCCTCAACCCGCGCGCCATGCTGCGCCAGATGCTCCAGACCCGCGCGCCGCTCTACGGCGAGGTCGCCACGGTGACGGTGCAGACCGGCGGCCGCGTCCCCGACGACGTCGTCGCCGAGGTCCTGGCGGCCCTGCCGACGAGCAGGACCGGCCGATGA
- the aroB gene encoding 3-dehydroquinate synthase, with the protein MRRVTVPGPVPYEVVIGPGAQEELSLVLAGTAKAAVVHAPPLAALAGAAVETLQTAGVAVEALVVPDGEAAKSADVLTGLWEEFGRLGMTRSDAVVGLGGGAVTDLAGFAAATWTRGVRFVTVPTSVLAMVDAALGGKTGINTAAGKNLVGAFHPPVAVLADTDSLTGLSDPEFRSGLAEVVKCGFIADGEILRLLSADPSGRRDTEELIERAVQVKADAVGEDLYDLGRREFLNYGHTLGHAIERVEDFGWRHGEAIAVGMVFAAELAGQAGLLARADVHLHRTLLEDMGLPTRYAGDWARLQAVMRVDKKARGASLRFVVLDGLGNPRILTDPDQAWLDAAWSAVSGGQL; encoded by the coding sequence ATGAGGCGGGTCACCGTGCCGGGCCCGGTGCCCTACGAGGTGGTGATCGGCCCCGGCGCCCAGGAGGAGCTGTCGCTGGTCCTCGCCGGGACCGCGAAGGCCGCGGTCGTGCACGCGCCGCCGCTGGCGGCCCTCGCCGGCGCCGCCGTCGAGACGCTGCAGACCGCCGGCGTGGCCGTCGAGGCGCTGGTCGTCCCCGACGGCGAGGCCGCCAAGTCCGCCGATGTCCTCACCGGTCTGTGGGAGGAGTTCGGGCGGCTGGGCATGACCCGCTCCGACGCGGTGGTCGGGCTCGGCGGAGGAGCCGTCACCGACCTGGCCGGTTTCGCGGCGGCGACCTGGACGCGGGGTGTGCGGTTCGTGACCGTGCCCACGAGCGTGCTCGCCATGGTCGATGCGGCGCTGGGGGGCAAGACCGGCATCAACACCGCCGCCGGCAAGAACCTCGTCGGTGCCTTCCACCCGCCGGTCGCCGTCCTGGCCGACACCGACTCCCTCACGGGGCTCTCCGACCCGGAGTTCCGCTCCGGGCTGGCCGAGGTGGTCAAGTGCGGCTTCATCGCCGACGGCGAGATCCTGCGGCTGCTGAGCGCGGACCCCTCCGGCCGGCGGGACACCGAGGAGCTGATCGAGCGCGCCGTGCAGGTCAAGGCCGACGCCGTCGGGGAGGACCTCTACGACCTGGGCCGGCGCGAGTTCCTCAACTACGGGCACACGCTCGGGCACGCGATCGAGCGGGTCGAGGACTTCGGCTGGCGACACGGCGAGGCGATCGCCGTGGGCATGGTGTTCGCCGCGGAGCTGGCCGGGCAGGCCGGGCTCCTGGCCCGTGCGGACGTCCACCTGCACCGCACCCTGCTCGAGGACATGGGCCTGCCGACGCGGTACGCCGGCGACTGGGCCCGTCTGCAGGCGGTGATGCGCGTGGACAAGAAGGCCCGCGGCGCGTCGCTGCGCTTCGTCGTCCTCGACGGGCTGGGCAACCCCAGGATCCTGACCGACCCCGACCAGGCCTGGCTGGACGCCGCCTGGTCAGCCGTGAGCGGAGGCCAGTTGTGA